In a genomic window of bacterium:
- a CDS encoding response regulator produces the protein MKKEKTKILIIEDDSFLIKAYQIKFERSGYDVLVALDGDEGFKMAKKEMPKLIVLDLMLPKMNGFEFLKKIKSDESMKGIPVVALSNLGQRSDQEKAFSLGAVEYFIKTEYTLEEIINKISKYIK, from the coding sequence ATGAAAAAAGAAAAAACAAAAATTCTAATTATTGAAGATGATAGTTTTTTGATCAAAGCTTATCAGATAAAATTCGAGAGATCGGGCTATGATGTTTTGGTGGCGCTGGATGGAGACGAAGGATTTAAGATGGCTAAAAAAGAAATGCCTAAATTGATCGTTTTGGACCTGATGCTGCCGAAAATGAACGGGTTTGAATTTTTAAAAAAGATCAAGAGCGACGAAAGCATGAAAGGCATTCCCGTAGTGGCGCTTTCCAATCTTGGGCAGAGATCGGATCAGGAAAAAGCGTTTTCTTTGGGAGCGGTTGAATATTTTATTAAAACAGAGTATACATTGGAAGAGATCATTAATAAGATCAGCAAGTATATAAAATAG